In the genome of Streptomyces fagopyri, the window GACGGAGCGGGGCCCGCGGGTCCTCGACGCCCTCGCCGAGATCGCCGGGGCCCATGACGTCGCGGTCGCCACCGTCGCCCTCGCCTGGCTCGCCGCCCGGCCCACGGTCGCCGCCCCGATCGCCTCCGCCCGGACGGTCGACCAGCTTCCGGCGCTGCTCGCGGTCGCGGACCTGACACTCAAGGACGACGAACTGGCGCGGCTGACGGAGGCGTCGGCCTGAGCGATCCGCGCCGCGGCCGGCGCCCCGCTCAGGACCGGTGGGGGTCGTACGCCGGGTGGGGCGCGGCCGGGTGCGGGTGGGTCCGGCCGTCCCGGCCGGACGGCTGCACCGGCACATAGCCGTAGCCGTAGCCGTAGGGGCCGCCGGGGCCGTATCCGTAGCCGTACGTGGGCCACGGCGGCCGCACCGGTACGACGGCCGGGGCGGTCACCCGTGCCGCGTACGCGAGGGAGGGGCGGGCGACCTCCCGGCGGCGCCACAGCTCATGGAGCAGCTCCCGCTCCCGTACGACGAAATCCGCGCCCGCGCGGCCGCTCCGCCCCCGGTGCCGCAGGAACGCGAGCGAGGTCGCGCAGGCCTCGTACCGCGCGACCGACCGGGCCGCCGACCTGCCGAAGTGATGGGTCGCGTACTGACGGGCGAGCCGGCGCGCCCGCATCGAACCGAGCGCGTACGGCTCCGGCGGGGTCAGCCACCCGGCGACGGCGTACGCCGGGAGTTCGGCGCGGACGGTCCGCAGCTCGCGCTGCCGCGTCCAGATGACGAGGAAGGTGAGCACCCCGAACGCCGGCACCATGAACGTGCCGTACACCGCGAAGAACCCGTACTCCCCGAAGCCCGACGAGCCGTTCCACATCGCGTGCATGCCCATCGCGAGCAGCAGTCCGACCACGGGCAGCAGGACACGGCGCAGCCGCCGGCGCTCGGCGGACAGCGCCGCGACGCCGAAGCCGATGCCGGTGAACACGGTGAACAGCGGGTGCGCGAAGGGCGCCATCACGACCCGGACGAAGAAGGTCGCGGCGGTGACGGAGGCCAGTCCGCGCTCGCCGCTGAGCTGGTCCGTGCCGAAGGCGTTGCCGAGGTAGAGGATGTTCTCGGTGAAGGCGAAGCCGGTCGCGGTGACCCCGGCGATGACCACGCCGTCGACGATCCCGGTGAAGTCCCGTCTGCGGAACAGGAAGACCAGCAGGACGGCCGTGGCCTTGGCGGTCTCCTCGACGATCGGGGCTATGACCGTCGCGCCGAGCGTGTCCGCGTGCGAGGGGTCGGCGGTGGCGGTCGCTATCCACCGGGTCGCGAAGCTGTTGGCGACGATCGCTATCAGCGCCGCCGCGCACGCGCCCCAGGCGAACGAGAAGAGCAGGTTCCGCCAGGGGCCGGGCTCGACCCGGTCCAGCCAGCGGAACGCGGCGAGCAGGAGCGGGACGGGCAGCACGGCGAGGCCGAGGC includes:
- a CDS encoding PrsW family intramembrane metalloprotease, whose protein sequence is MATFPAYPTHPGAAPAAGAPRHPHWWQRTWVRYGALSTLLALSGLVILAMVRQQTGTEGFLVGLGLAVLPVPLLLAAFRWLDRVEPGPWRNLLFSFAWGACAAALIAIVANSFATRWIATATADPSHADTLGATVIAPIVEETAKATAVLLVFLFRRRDFTGIVDGVVIAGVTATGFAFTENILYLGNAFGTDQLSGERGLASVTAATFFVRVVMAPFAHPLFTVFTGIGFGVAALSAERRRLRRVLLPVVGLLLAMGMHAMWNGSSGFGEYGFFAVYGTFMVPAFGVLTFLVIWTRQRELRTVRAELPAYAVAGWLTPPEPYALGSMRARRLARQYATHHFGRSAARSVARYEACATSLAFLRHRGRSGRAGADFVVRERELLHELWRRREVARPSLAYAARVTAPAVVPVRPPWPTYGYGYGPGGPYGYGYGYVPVQPSGRDGRTHPHPAAPHPAYDPHRS